Genomic segment of Terriglobales bacterium:
CACGGCTGTCGTACACTGGAAATAATGAGCCAAGCCCCAACGCCGCAAGCGCAGCCGCCCGTGTGCGACCTGCGCGTCCGCTTCTGCGGCATCGAGTTCAAGAACCCCGTCATCGCCGCCTCCGGCACCTTCGGCTACGGCGTCGAGTTCGAGGACATCGTCACGCTCGAGAAGCTCGGCGGCTTCGTCGTGAAGGGGCTGTCGCGCGAGCCCATGGCCGGCAACCCGCCGCCGCGCGTCTTCGAGACCGCCGCCGGCATGCTCAACTCCATCGGCCTGCAGAACATCGGCGCGCGCGCCTTCGTCCAGGAGAAGCTGCCCAAGCTCCAGCGCATCAAGAACATCGTGGTCATCGCCAACGTCTTCGGCTACTCGCGCGAGGACTACCAGGAGACCATCCGCATCCTCAACGACGCCGACGGCATCGCCGCCTACGAGCTCAACGTCAGCTGCCCCAACACCAGGCACGGCGGCATCGCCTTCGGCTCCGACCGCGTCATGCTCGAGGACATCGTCGCCACCTGCAAGTCGGCCGCCACGCGCCCGCTCATCGTCAAGCTCTCCCCCAACGTCACCTCCATCCCGATGATGGCGCACGCCGCCGCCAACGCCGGCGCCGACGCCATCTCCCTCGTCAACACCTTCGTCGCCATGGCCATCGACGCCGAGACCCGCAAGCCGCGCATCTCCAACATCACCGCCGGCCTCTCCGGGCCGGCCATCAAGCCCATCGCGCTCCGCATGGTCTACGAAGCCGCGCACTCGGTG
This window contains:
- a CDS encoding dihydroorotate dehydrogenase — translated: MSQAPTPQAQPPVCDLRVRFCGIEFKNPVIAASGTFGYGVEFEDIVTLEKLGGFVVKGLSREPMAGNPPPRVFETAAGMLNSIGLQNIGARAFVQEKLPKLQRIKNIVVIANVFGYSREDYQETIRILNDADGIAAYELNVSCPNTRHGGIAFGSDRVMLEDIVATCKSAATRPLIVKLSPNVTSIPMMAHAAANAGADAISLVNTFVAMAIDAETRKPRISNITAGLSGPAIKPIALRMVYEAAHSVDIPVIGIGGITTPEDVVEFMLAGAAAVEVGTASMWDPCATEHIVNGLERWCVEHRVNKVTDLIGQLET